In Centroberyx gerrardi isolate f3 chromosome 11, fCenGer3.hap1.cur.20231027, whole genome shotgun sequence, the following are encoded in one genomic region:
- the irf1b gene encoding interferon regulatory factor 1b isoform X1 yields the protein MPVSRMRMRPWLENMIETNAISGLVWVDKEKKMFSIPWKHAARHGWELDKDACLFKKWAIHTGKYVEGQTSADPKTWKANFRCAMNSLPDIEEVKDRSINKGHQAVRVYRMLPVSPKAKDKRSKAKDAKRRNKSTRTKSEDTDYSDTQSPMDHCSQLHDDSSSTQENTVDSTEHQDAGYVNPAEVPDWSTSIEIGPDSTNNLYRRFEVSPEHSPAYDDTDDIIKICQQLELDTAHCWSLDGKGFLTNEACTDSYSHSSPGSQWSETSSVEEVDDLPQYTVLGSDDLWNNVFFQQFSCHL from the exons ATGCCGGTGTcaaggatgaggatgaggcCGTGGCTGGAGAACATGATCGAAACCAACGCCATCTCTGGTCTGGTGTGGGTGGACAAG GAGAAGAAGATGTTCTCTATTCCCTGGAAGCACGCCGCTCGGCACGGCTGGGAGCTGGACAAGGACGCCTGTCTGTTCAAGAAGTGGGCCATCCACACAG GAAAATACGTAGAGGGCCAGACCTCCGCCGACCCAAAGACGTGGAAAGCCAATTTCCGCTGTGCGATGAACTCGCTGCCAGATATCGAGGAGGTGAAAGACAGGAGTATTAACAAAGGCCACCAGGCGGTTCGCGTCTACAGGATGCTGCCTGTCTCCCCAAAAGCTAAAG ATAAGCGGAGCAAAGCGAAGGACGCAAAGAGAAGGAACAAG AGCACAAGGACCAAGTCGGAGGACACGGATTACAGTGACACACAGTCTCCTATGGACCACTGCTCACAGCTTCACGACGACTCGTCCtccacacaggagaacacagtCGACAGCACAGAGCACCAAG ATGCTGGGTATGTGAACCCAGCTGAAGTTCCTGACTGGTCTACGTCAATCGAGATCGGGCCGGACAGCACCAACAACCTCTACAGAAGATTTGAGGTTTCGCCTGAGCACAGCCCCG CATACGACGACACCGACGACATAATCAAA ATTTGCCAGCAACTGGAGCTAGACACTGCTCACTGCTGGAGTTTAGACGGCAAGGGGTTCCTGACCAATGAAGCATGCACAGACTCTTACTCCCACTCCAGCCCAGGGAGCCAATGGAGTGAGACTTCCTCAG tggAGGAAGTAGACGATCTGCCGCAGTACACAGTCTTGGGCTCCGACGACTTATGGAACAACGTGTTTTTCCAACAGTTCTCCTGCCATCTCTGA
- the irf1b gene encoding interferon regulatory factor 1b isoform X2 yields the protein MPVSRMRMRPWLENMIETNAISGLVWVDKEKKMFSIPWKHAARHGWELDKDACLFKKWAIHTGKYVEGQTSADPKTWKANFRCAMNSLPDIEEVKDRSINKGHQAVRVYRMLPVSPKAKDKRSKAKDAKRRNKSTRTKSEDTDYSDTQSPMDHCSQLHDDSSSTQENTVDSTEHQDAGYVNPAEVPDWSTSIEIGPDSTNNLYRRFEVSPEHSPAYDDTDDIIKWRK from the exons ATGCCGGTGTcaaggatgaggatgaggcCGTGGCTGGAGAACATGATCGAAACCAACGCCATCTCTGGTCTGGTGTGGGTGGACAAG GAGAAGAAGATGTTCTCTATTCCCTGGAAGCACGCCGCTCGGCACGGCTGGGAGCTGGACAAGGACGCCTGTCTGTTCAAGAAGTGGGCCATCCACACAG GAAAATACGTAGAGGGCCAGACCTCCGCCGACCCAAAGACGTGGAAAGCCAATTTCCGCTGTGCGATGAACTCGCTGCCAGATATCGAGGAGGTGAAAGACAGGAGTATTAACAAAGGCCACCAGGCGGTTCGCGTCTACAGGATGCTGCCTGTCTCCCCAAAAGCTAAAG ATAAGCGGAGCAAAGCGAAGGACGCAAAGAGAAGGAACAAG AGCACAAGGACCAAGTCGGAGGACACGGATTACAGTGACACACAGTCTCCTATGGACCACTGCTCACAGCTTCACGACGACTCGTCCtccacacaggagaacacagtCGACAGCACAGAGCACCAAG ATGCTGGGTATGTGAACCCAGCTGAAGTTCCTGACTGGTCTACGTCAATCGAGATCGGGCCGGACAGCACCAACAACCTCTACAGAAGATTTGAGGTTTCGCCTGAGCACAGCCCCG CATACGACGACACCGACGACATAATCAAA tggAGGAAGTAG